In Alkalinema sp. FACHB-956, the following proteins share a genomic window:
- a CDS encoding peptide ligase PGM1-related protein gives MINSFELIPPPIPFQVLQAQLRARWRNVQEFDNEAADIVVIPSLSLDQRELLKVAGFHHYEERLLFSLIRLRNPRTRLIYLTSQPLHPSIIDYYLQLLPGIPFSHARDRLLLLSTYDGSLKSLTQKILDRPRLLERIRQAVNSDRAYMICYNATNLERDLSEKLGIPLFASDPALLEWGTKSGSRAVFEASGIPFPDGSPLVHSAAELAEAAADVWGRNPEVQRLVVKLNEGFSGEGNAILDLRGLQAHSPSDRVAQIRNQLPHLQFEAAGEQWETYCQQVEELGAIAEVFIEGEEKYSPSVQARITPSGDVEILSTHDQILGGPTGQMYLGCRFPADAAYRMQLQAMGERVGEVLAQKGVLERFGVDFVTVRQGDEWKTWAIEINLRKGGTTHPFMTLKFLTNGFYDGTTGLFHSRHRQVKYYMATDNLQSPQYRGLLPNDLMDIVANHQLHFDTSTETGTVFHLMGCLSEFGKLGVTSIGDSPEEAEAIYRRVVQVLDQETCGDRSPCQEHYSMYWHR, from the coding sequence ATGATCAACTCGTTTGAGCTTATTCCCCCCCCCATTCCCTTCCAGGTTCTCCAGGCGCAGTTACGGGCAAGATGGCGCAATGTTCAAGAATTTGATAACGAAGCCGCCGATATCGTGGTGATTCCGTCCTTGAGCTTAGATCAACGCGAATTACTGAAAGTCGCAGGATTTCACCACTATGAGGAACGGTTACTGTTTTCCTTGATTCGGTTACGCAACCCCCGCACAAGGCTGATTTACCTCACCTCCCAACCCCTCCACCCCAGCATCATCGATTATTACCTACAGTTACTGCCGGGGATTCCCTTTTCCCATGCCCGCGATCGCTTGTTATTGCTCTCGACCTACGATGGATCGCTCAAATCCCTGACCCAGAAAATATTGGATCGACCTCGGTTACTGGAACGGATTCGCCAAGCGGTGAACAGCGATCGGGCCTACATGATCTGCTACAACGCCACGAACTTGGAGCGGGATCTGTCCGAGAAGCTGGGAATTCCGCTCTTTGCATCCGATCCCGCCCTGTTGGAATGGGGGACAAAAAGTGGCAGCCGTGCGGTCTTTGAAGCCAGTGGGATCCCCTTTCCTGATGGCAGTCCGCTCGTCCACAGTGCGGCGGAATTGGCGGAGGCGGCAGCGGATGTATGGGGCCGCAATCCGGAGGTGCAGCGCCTCGTGGTCAAGTTGAATGAAGGGTTTTCGGGGGAGGGCAATGCAATTTTAGACCTGCGGGGGTTGCAGGCCCATTCCCCCAGCGATCGTGTGGCGCAGATCCGCAACCAGTTACCGCACCTTCAGTTCGAAGCCGCCGGGGAACAGTGGGAGACCTATTGTCAGCAGGTTGAGGAACTGGGTGCGATCGCGGAGGTGTTTATCGAAGGGGAGGAGAAGTATTCGCCCAGTGTGCAGGCCCGGATTACGCCCTCGGGCGATGTGGAAATCCTGTCCACCCACGATCAAATTTTGGGTGGCCCCACGGGGCAAATGTATCTCGGCTGTCGCTTTCCGGCGGATGCAGCCTATCGGATGCAATTGCAGGCAATGGGAGAACGGGTCGGTGAGGTGCTAGCCCAGAAGGGGGTGTTGGAACGGTTTGGGGTGGATTTTGTTACGGTGCGGCAGGGGGATGAATGGAAAACCTGGGCGATCGAGATTAATTTGCGCAAGGGGGGCACCACCCATCCCTTCATGACCTTGAAGTTTTTAACCAATGGCTTCTACGACGGCACCACGGGGCTATTCCACAGTCGCCATCGCCAAGTCAAGTACTACATGGCCACGGATAATTTGCAAAGTCCGCAATATCGAGGCTTACTGCCCAATGATTTGATGGACATTGTGGCCAATCATCAATTGCACTTTGACACCAGTACCGAAACGGGAACGGTGTTCCATCTCATGGGCTGCCTATCGGAATTTGGCAAACTGGGCGTCACCAGCATTGGCGACTCTCCAGAGGAAGCGGAGGCCATTTATCGGCGGGTGGTGCAGGTGCTGGATCAGGAAACCTGCGGCGATCGATCGCCCTGCCAAGAACACTATTCCATGTACTGGCACCGTTAA
- a CDS encoding 5-formyltetrahydrofolate cyclo-ligase — protein MQTELTKVTLRQQLLQQRQALTPADWQQRSQQICQQVQRSPQFQAAQTVLAFFAVRQEPDLRWLWQENCDHSQGYPPESYPPESHTPARRFGFPRCQGQSLVWHLWQPGQPLVSGRFGIQEPDPTCPQLCASEVDLILVPCLAIDAQGYRLGYGGGFYDRLFSQPDWRSIPAIGICFDFGYCDRLPHDAWDQPLQGVCTESQQMTLDSRLRIGSD, from the coding sequence ATGCAAACAGAATTAACCAAAGTCACCCTTCGGCAACAGTTGCTTCAACAACGGCAAGCGCTGACGCCAGCCGATTGGCAGCAGAGAAGCCAGCAAATTTGCCAGCAGGTGCAACGATCGCCCCAATTCCAAGCGGCCCAGACGGTTTTGGCCTTTTTTGCAGTGCGTCAGGAACCGGATCTCCGTTGGCTATGGCAGGAAAATTGTGACCATTCCCAAGGCTATCCCCCAGAAAGCTATCCCCCAGAAAGCCATACCCCAGCTCGTCGCTTTGGGTTTCCCCGCTGTCAGGGACAAAGCTTGGTGTGGCATCTGTGGCAGCCTGGACAGCCCCTCGTTTCAGGCCGTTTTGGGATTCAGGAGCCCGATCCGACCTGTCCGCAATTATGCGCCTCTGAGGTGGATCTCATCCTCGTTCCCTGTCTAGCCATCGATGCCCAGGGCTATCGGCTAGGCTACGGGGGCGGCTTTTACGATCGCCTGTTCAGCCAGCCCGACTGGCGATCGATCCCTGCGATCGGGATTTGTTTTGACTTTGGCTACTGCGATCGTCTGCCCCATGATGCCTGGGATCAGCCCCTTCAGGGGGTTTGCACAGAATCCCAACAAATGACCCTCGACTCAAGGCTGAGAATCGGATCCGACTAA